One Bombina bombina isolate aBomBom1 chromosome 5, aBomBom1.pri, whole genome shotgun sequence DNA segment encodes these proteins:
- the LOC128661015 gene encoding glycerol-3-phosphate dehydrogenase 1-like protein, with the protein MALQGPLKVCIVGSGNWGSAVAKIIGNNVKNLQKFASTVKMWVFEENINGRKLTEIINTEHENVKYLPGHKLPENVVAVPNLTDAVKDADLLVFVIPHQFIHKICQEISGTVHKNALGITLIKGIDEGPEGLRLISDIIREKMGIDISVLMGANIANEVAAEKFCETTIGSKILANGLLFKELLQTPNFRITVVDDADTVELCGALKNIVAVGAGFCDGLNCGDNTKAAVIRLGLMEMIAFAKIFCKGPVSSATFMESCGVADLITTCYGGRNRKVSEAFVKTGKSIEQLEQEMLNGQKLQGPQTSAEVYRILHQKGMVDKFPLFTAVYRICYEGQPVEEVISCLQSHPEHM; encoded by the coding sequence ATGGCTCTTCAAGGACCCCTGAAAGTGTGCATTGTAGGCTCAGGAAACTGGGGCTCTGCTGTTGCAAAAATTATTGGCAATAATGTAAAAAACCTGCAGAAGTTTGCATCTACTGTAAAGATGTGGGTTTTTGAAGAGAACATTAATGGGAGAAAGTTAACAGAGATAATTAACACAGAACACGAGAATGTAAAATACCTCCCTGGACACAAACTGCCAGAGAACGTGGTAGCTGTCCCAAACCTTACTGATGCAGTAAAAGATGCAGACCTTCTAGTTTTTGTCATTCCGCACCAGTTTATTCATAAGATCTGCCAGGAGATCTCTGGGACGGTTCACAAAAATGCATTGGGAATAACTCTTATTAAGGGTATTGACGAAGGCCCAGAGGGACTGAGGCTGATTTCCGATATAATCCGAGAGAAAATGGGAATCGACATTAGTGTACTGATGGGTGCAAACATTGCAAATGAAGTAGCAGCAGAGAAATTCTGTGAGACAACAATAGGTAGCAAAATCCTGGCGAATGGACTTCTGTTTAAAGAACTGTTGCAGACCCCGAATTTCCGTATAACTGTGGTGGATGATGCTGATACGGTAGAACTTTGTGGAGCCCTCAAGAACATAGTTGCAGTTGGTGCTGGGTTCTGTGATGGCCTCAACTGTGGAGATAACACCAAAGCTGCAGTTATCCGTCTTGGACTCATGGAGATGATTGCATTTGCCAAGATTTTCTGCAAGGGTCCTGTATCAAGCGCTACATTCATGGAGAGCTGTGGTGTTGCAGATCTAATTACCACCTGCTATGGAGGGCGCAATCGAAAAGTGTCAGAGGCTTTTGTGAAAACAGGCAAGAGCATAGAGCAACTGGAACAGGAGATGCTGAATGGTCAGAAGCTTCAAGGGCCACAGACCTCTGCAGAAGTTTATCGCATCCTGCATCAAAAAGGCATGGTGGATAAGTTCCCACTTTTCACTGCTGTGTATCGAATTTGCTATGAAGGGCAGCCTGTTGAAGAGGTTATTTCCTGCCTACAAAGTCATCCTGAACATATgtag